The following coding sequences lie in one Phalacrocorax carbo chromosome 3, bPhaCar2.1, whole genome shotgun sequence genomic window:
- the WTAP gene encoding pre-mRNA-splicing regulator WTAP isoform X1, which translates to MTNEEPLPKKVRLSEADFKVLPRDELILRWKQYEAYVQALEGKYTDLNSNDVTGLRESEEKLKQQQQESARRENILVMRLATKEQEMQECTNQIQYLKQVQQPSVAQLRSTMVDPAINLFFLKMKGELEQTKDKLEQAQNELSAWKFTPDSQTGKKLMAKCRMLIQENQELGRQLSQGRIAQLEAELALQKKYSEELKSSQDELNDFIIQLDEEVEGMQSTILVLQQQLKETRQQLAQYQQQQSQASNPGTSRTPSSEPTDQGEAVGKDCSRLANGPSNGSSSHQRTSGPGFYREGSGTEDDFPASPGNGNKLSNHSEDRTGRGGGSYINQLSTGYESVDSPTGSENSLTHHSNDTDSNHDPQEEKTVSMKGNRTVGSRHVQNGLDSSVNVQGSVL; encoded by the exons GTGGAAACAGTATGAAGCGTACGTGCAAGCTCTGGAGGGCAAGTACACAGACCTTAATT CTAATGATGTGACGGGAttgagagaatctgaagagaagttgaaacagcaacagcaagagTCTGCCCgaagagaaaatattctggTGATGAGGCTGGCAACTAAGGAACAGGAGATGCAAGAGTGTACT AATCAGATTCAGTAcctcaagcaagtccagcagcctAGTGTTGCCCAACTGCGATCAACAATGGTGGACCCAGCCATCAActtgtttttcctaaaaatgaAAGGTGAACTGGAACAGACTAAAGACAAACTGGAACAAGCCCAAAATGAACTGAGTGCCTGGAAATTTACGCCTGATag CCAAACAGGCAAAAAGTTAATGGCGAAGTGTCGAATGCTTATCCAGGAGAATCAAGAGCTTGGAAGGCAGCTGTCCCAAGGACGTATTGCACAGCTTGAGGCAGAGTTGGctttacagaagaaatataGTGAGGAACTTAAAAGCAGTCAGGATg AATTGAATGACTTCATCATCCAGCTTGATGAGGAGGTAGAGGGTATGCAGAGTACCATTCTagttcttcagcagcagttgAAGGAGACTCGCCAGCAGTTGGCGCagtaccagcagcagcagtcccaGGCCTCCAACCCAGGTACCAGCAGGACTCCATCTTCTGAGCCTACAGAccagggagaggctgtgggCAAAGACTGCAGCCGCCTGGCAAACGGACCAAGCAATGGTAGTTCCTCCCATCAGCGGACGTCTGGGCCTGGATTTTATAGGGAGGGTAGCGGCACAGAGGATGACTTCCCGGCTTCTCCAGGGAATGGTAATAAGCTGTCCAACCACTCTGAAGATAGAACTGGTAGAGGAGGTGGTAGCTACATAAACCAGCTCAGTACTGGGTATGAAAGTGTAGACTCTCCCACTGGCAGTGAAAACTCTCTCACTCACCACTCAAATGACACAGACTCCAATCATGATCCTCAAGAGGAAAAAACGGTGAGCATGAAAGGTAACAGAACTGTGGGTTCCCGTCATGTCCAGAATGGTTTGGACTCCAGTGTAAATGTGCAGGGTTCAgttttgtaa